In one window of Streptomyces roseofulvus DNA:
- a CDS encoding class II glutamine amidotransferase codes for MCRWLAYSGTPQLLDTILYKPAHSLIDQSLHSKLGVETTNGDGFGVGWYPEGSEGTPALMRDVGPAWNNRNLRELADHVRSPLFFAHIRASTGTAVQQTNCHPFRHGRWMWMHNGSVAGFHAMRRDLALLVAPALYSEIEGTTDSETMFYLALTFGLEEDPPGAVARMVGVVERVGREHGVEYPMQMTVAVSDGASVWAFRYSSQGRSRSLFYSSRVDSLRKLHPEVTFLQEVSDETRLVVSEPLGDLPGAWNEVPESSYGVVQAGADELRPFTPEPV; via the coding sequence ATGTGTCGGTGGCTCGCTTACTCGGGAACTCCCCAGCTCCTCGACACCATCCTCTACAAGCCGGCCCACTCGCTGATCGACCAGAGCCTGCACTCCAAGTTGGGTGTCGAGACGACGAACGGTGACGGGTTCGGGGTCGGGTGGTACCCGGAAGGCAGCGAGGGCACCCCCGCGCTCATGCGGGATGTCGGTCCGGCCTGGAACAACCGTAATCTTCGGGAGCTCGCTGACCACGTCCGCTCCCCGTTGTTCTTCGCCCACATCCGGGCGTCGACAGGTACGGCCGTACAACAGACGAACTGTCACCCCTTCCGGCACGGCCGCTGGATGTGGATGCACAACGGTTCCGTCGCCGGCTTCCACGCCATGCGGCGCGACCTCGCTCTGCTCGTGGCGCCCGCGCTGTACTCCGAGATCGAAGGGACGACGGACTCGGAGACCATGTTCTACCTCGCGCTCACCTTCGGTCTGGAGGAGGACCCGCCGGGCGCGGTCGCCCGGATGGTGGGAGTCGTGGAACGCGTCGGCCGCGAACACGGCGTGGAGTACCCGATGCAGATGACGGTCGCCGTCAGTGACGGGGCTTCTGTGTGGGCCTTCCGCTACTCCAGCCAGGGCCGCTCACGATCGCTCTTCTACAGCAGCCGGGTGGACTCACTGCGCAAGCTGCACCCCGAAGTCACCTTCCTTCAGGAAGTGTCCGACGAGACCCGCCTGGTGGTGTCCGAACCCCTCGGCGATCTGCCCGGCGCCTGGAACGAGGTACCCGAGAGCAGCTACGGCGTCGTCCAGGCCGGCGCCGACGAGTTGCGGCCCTTCACCCCGGAACCGGTCTGA
- a CDS encoding DUF6229 family protein has translation MPVMSTTRTDEIVTAWLQGAETAFGAANPAGPLYVGGAAGEAALTDAADALLTGCSSCTGSWHSYCC, from the coding sequence ATGCCCGTCATGTCCACCACCCGTACCGACGAGATCGTCACCGCCTGGCTCCAGGGCGCCGAAACGGCCTTCGGCGCCGCCAACCCGGCCGGTCCGCTCTACGTGGGCGGGGCGGCCGGCGAGGCCGCGCTGACCGACGCCGCCGACGCGCTGCTCACCGGGTGCAGCAGCTGCACCGGTTCGTGGCACAGCTACTGCTGCTGA
- a CDS encoding type 2 lanthipeptide synthetase LanM family protein — MVEPVAADRSADGPPPEGWFAAPVDTFARPLYATLDDRIPELTRLGADERSVLREATREALSRTLQLRLNRVLLLELRAAGLAGELPGADSAARWDAFLRRASAPAFAETLHRRYPALRERAFACGRLLIEGALELGTRLAADREAIAVLLGDDPGPLRALELARGDTHHGGRAVARLLFETGSVMYKPRPVEVDAALRSFVAAVPGAEDLGVPRAVVRDGYGWAEHLGHRYCRDEAELARFYRALGGWLAVMRLLGGTDLHAENLVAHGPVAAVVDAEALFTPDVEVPPSGRGDAVDQAARTIRNTVLRTGILPLRTDGYALAGVDLSAAGGLPGQQPQIRIPVIADGGLDTARMEVGVVDLPPAGNHPSPEPVLIRHWGQVLTGFDGVTEALAKLDTDGELSTLVGMFDGCQVRRIRRPTQTYTDIGRMLWHPASLHDPDAALERARDILHRNALAAPGAPREPAVIDGEIADLLVGDVPVFGERVDKQRSAAFLAGWRQADLARERDTIRSALVGAYLNERQLPDRVRTPALSPSADDLDRRRRTLAAAAVETIRAAAVRGTDATATWISPVLTDYGWAVRPLGADLYTGQGGVALALAEYLREQRAGRADPVAGVESLLAGTLEVLAATEDTTPTRQLGGFTGLASQVWTWASLHRLLGTPGLLDRARARAALLTPELIAEDRALDVLGGVAGVVVPLLDLAELTGQEQWLDVAAGAGRRLERTAVVDDRGARWSTVMFPEGIGGFAHGTTGVGWALTRLALSPAGSTADRRRWHELGSLAHDFEESLYSPRERAWADARVGGDIDHPTAWCHGSTGIGLAAVDLHERTGAPRHLDTALRAGPAGLREGFGWSHTLCHGDLGLWEILHRLRGLKGYEGPSATEADAELLTGIEQRGPVGGLAKEAFAPGLLPGLSGVVHQLLRMHPDARLSSPLLLALPPAARPEPDPDLGPGRSSV, encoded by the coding sequence ATGGTGGAACCGGTGGCAGCGGACCGCTCGGCCGACGGACCGCCGCCCGAGGGATGGTTCGCGGCACCGGTGGACACCTTCGCGCGCCCCCTGTACGCGACGCTGGACGACCGGATCCCGGAACTCACCCGGCTGGGTGCCGACGAGCGGTCGGTACTGCGCGAGGCGACGCGCGAAGCCCTCAGCCGCACCCTCCAACTCCGGCTCAACCGGGTACTCCTGCTGGAGCTGCGGGCCGCCGGCCTGGCCGGCGAACTGCCCGGCGCGGACTCGGCCGCCCGCTGGGACGCCTTCCTCCGGCGCGCCTCCGCCCCCGCGTTCGCCGAGACCCTCCACCGGCGGTACCCGGCGCTGCGCGAACGGGCCTTCGCGTGCGGGCGCCTCCTCATCGAGGGCGCGCTGGAACTGGGCACACGGCTCGCCGCGGACCGGGAGGCCATCGCCGTCCTGCTCGGCGACGATCCGGGACCACTGCGCGCGCTGGAGCTCGCCCGCGGCGACACGCACCACGGAGGGCGGGCGGTCGCCCGGCTCCTCTTCGAGACGGGCAGCGTCATGTACAAACCGCGCCCGGTGGAGGTGGACGCCGCGCTGCGCTCCTTCGTCGCCGCCGTCCCCGGCGCCGAGGACCTGGGCGTGCCGAGAGCGGTGGTCCGGGACGGCTACGGCTGGGCCGAACACCTCGGCCACCGCTACTGCCGGGACGAGGCGGAACTCGCCCGCTTCTACCGGGCCCTGGGCGGCTGGCTGGCGGTGATGCGACTCCTCGGCGGGACCGACCTGCACGCCGAGAACCTGGTCGCCCACGGCCCGGTGGCCGCCGTGGTCGACGCCGAGGCCCTGTTCACGCCCGATGTCGAAGTTCCGCCGAGCGGGCGCGGCGACGCCGTCGACCAGGCGGCCCGGACGATCCGCAACACCGTGCTGCGCACCGGCATCCTGCCGCTCCGCACCGACGGCTACGCCCTCGCCGGCGTGGACCTCTCGGCCGCGGGCGGTCTGCCGGGTCAGCAGCCGCAGATCCGTATCCCGGTCATCGCGGACGGAGGACTGGACACCGCCCGCATGGAGGTCGGTGTGGTGGACCTGCCGCCGGCCGGCAACCACCCCAGCCCCGAGCCGGTGCTGATCCGCCACTGGGGGCAGGTACTGACCGGATTCGACGGAGTCACCGAGGCGCTGGCGAAACTCGACACCGACGGCGAACTCTCCACCCTGGTGGGGATGTTCGACGGCTGCCAGGTCCGCAGGATCCGACGGCCCACGCAGACGTACACGGACATCGGCCGCATGCTCTGGCACCCGGCCTCGCTGCACGACCCCGACGCCGCCCTGGAACGCGCCCGGGACATCCTCCACCGCAACGCCCTCGCCGCCCCGGGTGCGCCCCGCGAACCGGCCGTGATCGACGGGGAGATCGCGGACCTGCTGGTCGGCGACGTCCCCGTGTTCGGCGAGCGGGTGGACAAGCAGCGTTCGGCCGCCTTCCTGGCCGGGTGGCGGCAGGCGGATCTCGCCCGCGAGCGGGACACCATCCGCAGCGCGCTCGTCGGGGCCTATCTGAACGAACGGCAGCTCCCCGACCGGGTACGGACGCCCGCCCTCTCGCCGAGCGCCGACGACCTCGACCGACGGCGGCGCACGCTGGCCGCCGCAGCCGTGGAGACCATCCGCGCGGCGGCCGTACGCGGCACCGACGCCACCGCGACCTGGATCAGTCCGGTGCTCACGGACTACGGCTGGGCGGTCCGCCCGCTCGGCGCGGACCTCTACACCGGCCAGGGCGGCGTCGCCCTCGCTCTCGCGGAGTACCTGCGGGAGCAACGGGCCGGGCGGGCCGACCCGGTGGCCGGCGTCGAGTCCCTGCTGGCCGGCACCCTGGAGGTGCTGGCCGCCACCGAGGACACCACGCCCACCCGCCAGCTCGGCGGGTTCACCGGACTCGCCTCGCAGGTGTGGACCTGGGCGTCCCTGCACCGCCTCCTCGGTACCCCCGGACTCCTCGACCGCGCCCGCGCCAGGGCCGCGCTGCTGACCCCGGAGCTCATCGCCGAGGACCGGGCACTCGACGTGCTCGGCGGTGTGGCCGGCGTGGTCGTCCCCCTGCTCGACCTCGCCGAACTCACCGGCCAGGAACAGTGGCTGGACGTCGCCGCCGGAGCCGGACGGCGATTGGAACGAACCGCGGTCGTCGACGACCGCGGAGCACGGTGGTCCACCGTGATGTTCCCGGAGGGCATCGGCGGCTTCGCCCACGGCACCACCGGCGTCGGCTGGGCACTCACCAGGCTCGCCCTCTCCCCAGCCGGAAGCACGGCGGACCGGCGCCGCTGGCACGAACTCGGCTCCCTGGCCCATGACTTCGAGGAGTCCCTGTACTCGCCCAGGGAGCGGGCCTGGGCCGACGCCCGCGTCGGAGGAGACATCGACCATCCCACCGCGTGGTGCCACGGCAGCACGGGCATCGGCCTGGCCGCCGTCGACCTCCACGAGCGAACCGGCGCCCCCCGCCACCTGGACACCGCACTCCGTGCGGGTCCGGCCGGCCTGCGCGAGGGCTTCGGCTGGAGCCACACCCTCTGCCACGGCGACCTCGGACTCTGGGAGATCCTCCACCGCCTGCGCGGCCTGAAGGGGTACGAGGGCCCGTCCGCCACGGAGGCCGACGCGGAGCTGCTCACCGGCATCGAACAGCGAGGCCCGGTCGGCGGCCTCGCCAAGGAGGCGTTCGCACCGGGGCTGCTCCCGGGGCTGTCCGGGGTGGTCCACCAGCTGCTACGGATGCACCCGGACGCCCGGCTGAGCTCCCCGCTCCTGCTGGCCCTCCCGCCGGCGGCGCGACCGGAACCGGACCCGGACCTCGGACCTGGT